From the Candidatus Paceibacterota bacterium genome, one window contains:
- a CDS encoding LemA family protein: MRRITFYSAVAVIAAVCFFIVIAGGDDCDDCYTLPVMSAKFMLSGLVIIVGSIYFRKKYLETEGLIFDIESEPLLETNEATSDVSFAGEGVIEAIDGNVLTSAYTGKPCVYYHCIKEKLVRQGKSSHWETVENISRFICFHIKDERGSLDVDPVDMDEDFSSYKIPGQNMRDPENSEIDCDVALRNSGYTESGSGFLSSLVRTKYRKSEFILSPGTKVFVYGQVFDVNGEKVLRESERCPLIISKKNRDEYVHEFYQGGNLVFLAPALMMIGFSVMLFASNYFFRMKSFSFFVILLAGNFIVALNAVFSLYNRMIGLKQRALNSLSNIDIELKRRSDLVPNLVGVVRGYAKHEEEVQSIVSQMRAGAVFTKEYRKSSKISIPTLAAVVENYPDLKASENFLSLMTALVDVEERIAYAREFYNRSVKKYNTAIRMFPFVIVSSPLGMKEMDFLSIDRSVQNSPQV, encoded by the coding sequence GTGAGAAGGATTACTTTTTATTCGGCGGTAGCAGTGATCGCGGCCGTGTGTTTTTTTATAGTGATCGCCGGGGGAGACGATTGCGACGACTGCTATACGTTGCCAGTGATGTCGGCTAAATTCATGCTCAGCGGGCTTGTGATCATCGTTGGCAGCATTTATTTCAGGAAAAAATATCTCGAAACCGAAGGCCTCATTTTTGACATCGAGAGCGAACCGCTTCTTGAGACCAATGAAGCCACATCTGATGTGTCCTTTGCCGGAGAAGGGGTCATTGAGGCGATAGACGGAAACGTTCTGACTTCCGCATACACGGGGAAGCCTTGCGTATATTACCATTGCATAAAAGAAAAACTGGTCCGACAGGGGAAATCTAGCCATTGGGAGACTGTGGAAAATATCTCCCGCTTTATCTGCTTTCATATAAAGGATGAAAGGGGATCGCTTGATGTAGATCCTGTGGATATGGACGAGGATTTTTCCAGTTACAAAATTCCGGGGCAAAATATGCGCGATCCGGAGAACAGCGAGATCGATTGCGATGTCGCATTAAGAAATAGCGGATACACTGAGAGCGGATCCGGTTTTTTGTCTTCGCTCGTCCGGACGAAATATCGAAAGAGCGAATTTATTTTGTCGCCGGGCACAAAAGTTTTTGTGTACGGGCAGGTTTTTGACGTCAATGGCGAGAAAGTGCTCAGAGAGAGCGAAAGATGTCCCCTTATTATAAGCAAAAAAAACCGCGATGAATATGTCCATGAATTTTATCAGGGAGGAAATCTTGTTTTTCTTGCGCCGGCGCTTATGATGATCGGATTTTCGGTTATGCTTTTCGCTTCCAACTATTTTTTCAGAATGAAATCTTTCAGTTTTTTCGTTATACTTCTGGCGGGGAACTTCATTGTAGCGCTCAATGCGGTATTTTCTCTTTATAACAGGATGATCGGTCTGAAGCAGCGTGCTTTGAACTCGCTCAGTAACATCGACATCGAATTGAAACGGAGGTCGGATCTGGTGCCGAATCTCGTCGGCGTGGTCAGGGGATATGCGAAGCACGAGGAGGAGGTGCAATCTATCGTGTCGCAGATGAGGGCGGGGGCGGTGTTCACGAAAGAATACCGGAAAAGTTCAAAGATCTCCATTCCTACTCTCGCGGCAGTAGTTGAAAATTATCCAGATCTCAAGGCGTCTGAAAACTTTCTTTCTCTCATGACAGCTCTGGTTGACGTAGAAGAGAGGATCGCATATGCAAGAGAATTTTATAACAGGAGCGTAAAAAAATACAATACTGCGATCAGGATGTTTCCGTTCGTGATAGTTTCCTCGCCCTTGGGGATGAAGGAAATGGATTTCCTCTCAATCGATCGAAGCGTCCAAAACAGTCCGCAAGTCTGA
- a CDS encoding DUF1297 domain-containing protein, which produces MKRNKRTIQAILRYGKPAIGIFGSHSAKETAAAAKISGFKTVLVVEKGREDLYTKHNGFLYDEVIVLGSFKDLLREEVQDRLIELNVIFIPNRSLTSYIDPQDIEKYFYVPMYGSKYLLKTEDRSFDKGQYYLLEKANLRFPKQFRSPEDINKLAIVKVQQAGNKRERAFFYVESYEDFKGQSETLIEQGVITREGLEKARIEEYVLGPRFNADFHSFALKDIFGSFAFVGLSDRIQVNLQGYLNLTAKEQLKIKVAVKNEEIGHKGVTMRESKQILLYEAAEAFIYACLKAFPPGMIGMFGLQGAIAYDPDGKLEFVIFDVSPRVPGDPAIGPTSPEMRILSIRFDRKIEDPMDLTMMEIERAWTEGRLEEIVT; this is translated from the coding sequence ATGAAAAGAAACAAAAGAACGATCCAGGCGATACTAAGGTACGGAAAGCCGGCGATAGGCATATTCGGATCGCATTCGGCGAAAGAGACTGCGGCGGCCGCGAAAATATCCGGGTTCAAGACCGTCCTTGTGGTTGAAAAAGGAAGAGAAGATCTCTATACGAAGCACAATGGATTTCTGTATGACGAGGTAATCGTTCTCGGATCCTTCAAGGACCTTCTCAGGGAGGAAGTCCAGGACAGGCTTATTGAATTGAATGTCATATTCATACCGAACAGGAGTCTTACGTCCTATATAGATCCGCAGGATATCGAGAAATATTTTTATGTGCCGATGTATGGAAGCAAATATCTTCTCAAGACCGAAGATAGGAGCTTTGATAAAGGACAATATTACCTTCTCGAAAAAGCGAACCTGAGATTCCCAAAACAATTCAGATCTCCCGAAGACATCAACAAGCTTGCAATCGTCAAAGTCCAACAGGCTGGAAACAAGAGGGAAAGAGCTTTCTTTTATGTGGAATCCTACGAGGACTTCAAGGGGCAGTCGGAGACATTGATCGAACAAGGCGTGATAACCAGGGAAGGTCTTGAGAAGGCTCGGATAGAAGAATATGTTCTGGGGCCGAGGTTCAATGCGGATTTTCACTCTTTCGCTCTCAAGGATATTTTTGGCTCTTTCGCCTTCGTCGGTCTTTCGGACAGGATTCAGGTCAACCTTCAGGGATATCTTAATCTTACGGCCAAGGAACAGCTAAAAATAAAAGTAGCCGTTAAGAATGAAGAAATAGGGCATAAGGGTGTGACAATGCGCGAGAGCAAACAAATACTTCTTTATGAAGCGGCTGAAGCGTTCATCTATGCATGCCTGAAGGCATTTCCGCCGGGAATGATCGGAATGTTCGGGCTTCAGGGCGCAATTGCCTATGATCCCGACGGGAAGCTCGAGTTCGTTATTTTTGATGTTTCCCCGAGGGTTCCCGGAGATCCTGCGATTGGTCCGACATCTCCCGAAATGAGGATCCTCAGCATAAGATTCGACCGAAAGATCGAAGATCCGATGGACCTTACTATGATGGAGATAGAAAGGGCATGGACCGAAGGAAGACTGGAGGAGATTGTAACATAA
- a CDS encoding MFS transporter, whose product MKKQTKINKIIRVLIISDIFFNAGWGLIGPIFAIYILNNIEGGSAQVAGFSTAVYWIVKSILQVPLAKYLDKNRGERDDFLFMVCGLFLAGLVPFGYLTAYLPIHIYILQVIFAVGMAMTAPAWYAIFTRHIDKGREAYEWSIYSTMFGFSVGISGAIGGMVAETIGFEIVYIFVGVFNIMSSLLLLFIEKDITTPHKHKRKGRGIGSINLPI is encoded by the coding sequence ATGAAAAAACAAACCAAAATAAACAAAATAATAAGAGTGCTGATCATCAGCGACATTTTCTTCAATGCCGGCTGGGGCCTGATCGGTCCCATCTTCGCGATATATATCCTCAATAACATAGAGGGTGGCAGCGCCCAGGTCGCGGGATTTTCGACCGCGGTCTATTGGATCGTAAAATCGATCCTTCAGGTGCCGCTTGCAAAATATCTGGACAAGAACCGCGGCGAAAGGGATGATTTCCTTTTCATGGTCTGCGGACTTTTTCTTGCGGGACTGGTCCCCTTCGGATATCTCACCGCCTACCTGCCGATCCATATCTATATACTTCAGGTTATCTTTGCGGTCGGAATGGCGATGACGGCTCCCGCATGGTATGCGATCTTCACCCGCCACATTGACAAGGGACGCGAGGCGTATGAATGGAGCATATACAGCACGATGTTCGGTTTTTCCGTAGGAATTTCCGGTGCGATCGGCGGAATGGTTGCCGAGACGATCGGATTCGAGATCGTATATATCTTTGTCGGAGTTTTCAACATAATGTCCTCCCTTCTGCTTCTCTTCATTGAAAAGGACATAACCACGCCTCACAAGCACAAAAGAAAAGGCAGGGGTATCGGTTCGATAAACCTCCCCATCTGA
- a CDS encoding Type 1 glutamine amidotransferase-like domain-containing protein, with amino-acid sequence MKLFLTSSGFGNSEIAAIFMREMKKKPEGCKGMVVAYANTRTEEYFVNESRRDLVRMGCKHVTVVNMKNHFDTGKFQDFDFIYVCGGNTYSILKKMRETKMDKFIIKQVKKGVMYVGVSAGSIIAGKNIEIAKEAGDVNSAGLKNLRGLEFTDIAVFPHFTEEFRGKLEEFKKRVKYPVVELTDHQAMICGEKNHVVMG; translated from the coding sequence ATGAAATTATTTTTAACATCATCCGGTTTTGGAAACAGCGAAATAGCGGCCATTTTCATGCGGGAAATGAAGAAGAAACCGGAAGGCTGCAAGGGGATGGTTGTGGCCTATGCGAACACCAGGACCGAGGAATATTTCGTAAATGAGTCGAGAAGGGACCTTGTCAGGATGGGGTGCAAGCATGTCACTGTCGTCAATATGAAGAATCATTTCGATACAGGTAAATTCCAGGATTTTGATTTTATATATGTCTGCGGAGGAAATACATATTCAATTCTGAAAAAAATGCGAGAGACAAAGATGGACAAATTCATAATCAAACAAGTTAAAAAAGGCGTAATGTATGTCGGAGTATCGGCTGGGAGCATTATTGCGGGAAAGAATATCGAGATCGCAAAGGAGGCGGGGGATGTAAATTCTGCCGGCTTGAAAAATCTGAGAGGCCTCGAATTCACCGATATTGCCGTTTTTCCGCATTTCACGGAAGAGTTCAGGGGAAAATTGGAGGAATTCAAGAAAAGAGTAAAATATCCAGTTGTGGAATTGACTGATCATCAGGCGATGATCTGCGGTGAGAAAAATCACGTTGTTATGGGCTGA
- a CDS encoding metallopeptidase family protein: MNKDEFEKIVAQGIEAIPEEFISKMNNVVIVAQDRPTAEQMRKLKIRKGWTLFGLYEGVSQLDRGINYGGVLPDKITIFREPIEESARSLREIKEIVKDTVWHEVAHHFGFDEKRVRKSEENRQKKTE, translated from the coding sequence ATGAATAAAGACGAATTCGAAAAGATCGTAGCGCAGGGGATCGAAGCCATTCCCGAAGAATTCATCTCAAAGATGAATAATGTTGTCATTGTGGCTCAGGACCGTCCGACGGCCGAGCAGATGAGAAAGCTAAAGATCAGAAAAGGATGGACATTGTTCGGCCTCTATGAGGGGGTGTCGCAACTAGACAGAGGGATCAATTATGGAGGCGTTCTGCCCGACAAGATCACGATCTTCAGGGAGCCGATAGAAGAATCCGCGAGAAGCTTGAGAGAAATAAAAGAAATAGTGAAAGATACGGTCTGGCACGAGGTTGCACATCATTTCGGGTTCGATGAAAAGCGGGTCAGGAAATCGGAAGAAAACAGGCAAAAAAAGACGGAGTGA
- a CDS encoding TspO/MBR family protein produces the protein MDAYSWYRLLDKPFWAPPSWVFGPVWTFLYVIIAVSFGTVFYKAAKRQLPRKIALSFVLNLIFNLAYTPIQFGLQNNILALVDIILVLATLAWSLGLIWPRMRWIAYVNIPYLVWVLIATALQFSITILNF, from the coding sequence ATGGATGCATATTCCTGGTATCGGCTTCTGGACAAGCCTTTCTGGGCGCCGCCAAGCTGGGTCTTTGGCCCGGTGTGGACTTTTTTATATGTTATTATAGCTGTTTCTTTCGGCACGGTATTCTATAAGGCGGCAAAAAGGCAATTGCCTCGGAAGATAGCTTTGTCATTTGTGTTGAACCTCATTTTTAATCTGGCATATACTCCGATCCAGTTCGGACTTCAAAACAACATACTGGCATTGGTCGATATAATCCTGGTTCTCGCGACCCTCGCATGGTCGCTCGGTCTCATATGGCCGCGCATGCGCTGGATCGCTTATGTGAATATTCCTTATCTCGTGTGGGTTTTGATCGCCACGGCTTTGCAGTTCTCAATTACGATCCTGAACTTCTGA
- a CDS encoding helicase-related protein: MDEKRVIIVSPTRAVCETQIPLLEGEEFETRLMAAKGKEIIKLVRNKKRFGIVAVTGSGKSASIKRIIKEEFADGREFLVDIVTREHEATVKTWNSNVLVVTPGIALIWAKDGTIKAGDVIILDEIHQTSDHLELTEALILRIGCRVIWMSATVDAKVFARYLKSNKVIVFDKVDERKRAKVRIVSPQKEEMFLYSLIGRVIREKRGMVMFLPTRRETEEYAKATEEMFSGQIKVEFYHGGEPAAKLRPYLNRGIANQNRPFVIFMTNAGQSGLNIEGLNTIVVRDECFTEEIHGRTVVRVKTFLETNDLLQMIGRINGRVSGGEAYIITGRNINFHELRPQKVKFVLGRSLERLALVCGRLGIDLSELDLPEPIDRKKYADIVKKLIARGMFEPDGINLTRYGRRAERIPCSVEWAEMIVNCPPEILNVAIVCSSNSGLYRILKPDYDIDEFVVQGSDHLTAYNIVAHAITNYSRIESDKGYTQYRFREREFYEWAEKRGINAKEIEEIALALKSILHNLNMPIPARLEQADSGMRDNFTRMLAQVRSLRVVRKGRDVSDGNEIWLERLSYCDIEEIIFGTISAWIDKDEIIRRAVEGTEIPHEIFCRVK; this comes from the coding sequence ATGGACGAAAAAAGGGTGATCATAGTGTCGCCCACCAGAGCCGTATGCGAGACTCAAATACCTCTGCTTGAAGGCGAGGAGTTCGAGACCAGATTGATGGCCGCGAAAGGCAAGGAAATAATAAAGCTCGTCAGGAACAAAAAAAGATTCGGCATAGTCGCTGTAACCGGGTCCGGAAAGTCGGCCAGCATAAAACGGATCATCAAGGAAGAATTCGCCGACGGAAGGGAATTCCTTGTGGATATCGTTACGCGAGAGCATGAAGCCACGGTGAAAACCTGGAATTCCAATGTTCTGGTCGTGACGCCGGGGATCGCGCTGATCTGGGCGAAAGACGGGACCATCAAGGCTGGTGATGTCATAATTTTAGACGAGATCCATCAGACGAGCGATCACCTTGAACTTACGGAAGCTCTGATCCTGCGAATAGGCTGCAGAGTGATCTGGATGAGTGCGACAGTGGACGCGAAGGTTTTTGCCAGATATCTGAAATCGAACAAAGTCATAGTTTTCGACAAAGTCGATGAAAGAAAAAGAGCAAAGGTCAGGATAGTCAGCCCTCAGAAAGAAGAGATGTTCCTATACAGCCTGATCGGACGGGTTATCCGGGAAAAAAGAGGGATGGTCATGTTTCTTCCGACAAGGAGAGAAACAGAGGAATATGCCAAGGCGACCGAAGAGATGTTCTCCGGTCAGATCAAGGTCGAGTTCTATCACGGAGGCGAACCTGCGGCGAAGCTCAGGCCATATCTTAATCGTGGTATCGCGAATCAGAACCGACCCTTCGTCATATTCATGACCAACGCAGGGCAGAGCGGCCTGAATATCGAAGGATTGAATACGATAGTTGTCCGCGACGAATGTTTTACGGAAGAAATACATGGCAGAACCGTGGTCAGAGTGAAAACATTTCTGGAGACCAATGATCTTCTGCAGATGATCGGAAGGATAAATGGACGCGTTTCAGGCGGCGAAGCATATATCATCACCGGAAGGAATATAAATTTCCACGAATTGCGGCCTCAAAAGGTAAAATTTGTTCTCGGGCGCAGTCTTGAAAGATTGGCGCTCGTGTGCGGAAGGCTCGGAATTGATCTTTCGGAACTGGATTTGCCGGAACCGATCGACAGAAAAAAATATGCCGATATAGTGAAGAAGCTGATCGCGAGGGGCATGTTCGAGCCTGATGGAATAAATCTGACGCGCTATGGAAGAAGAGCTGAAAGGATCCCTTGTTCCGTCGAATGGGCGGAAATGATCGTGAATTGTCCGCCGGAGATTCTGAATGTGGCGATAGTTTGTTCTTCGAATTCCGGACTATATAGAATTCTGAAACCCGACTATGACATAGATGAATTTGTTGTGCAGGGATCCGATCATCTTACTGCATATAATATCGTCGCACATGCGATAACGAATTACAGCAGGATAGAAAGTGACAAAGGGTATACCCAATATCGCTTTAGAGAGAGGGAATTTTATGAATGGGCTGAGAAAAGGGGCATAAATGCGAAAGAGATCGAAGAGATCGCGCTCGCACTGAAGTCGATCCTGCATAACTTGAATATGCCGATACCGGCAAGGCTTGAGCAGGCCGATAGCGGAATGCGTGATAATTTCACGAGAATGCTGGCACAAGTGCGGTCGCTCAGAGTTGTCCGAAAAGGGCGGGATGTCTCTGATGGGAATGAGATATGGCTGGAAAGGCTCAGCTATTGCGACATTGAAGAAATAATCTTCGGCACGATAAGCGCATGGATAGACAAGGACGAGATCATCAGGAGGGCCGTCGAAGGAACTGAGATCCCGCATGAGATCTTCTGCCGGGTAAAATAA